Proteins found in one Cataglyphis hispanica isolate Lineage 1 chromosome 15, ULB_Chis1_1.0, whole genome shotgun sequence genomic segment:
- the LOC126855030 gene encoding dedicator of cytokinesis protein 1 isoform X3 — protein sequence MTMTWKRINEQLGVAIHNFAHSNPYTIRLTVGEVVQITEECGDWYYGRSKFKGTCGIFPKSYTYILQKSTHMDNLVHEITNVLREWGHHWKYLYVTHSEHFRTMQQQILDAIGYRSKILSGTLTVDELKDMKRLATARIDTGNQLLGLDMVVRDEHGNVLNPEETSTIQLYYHHETAAERIRKACNDTKKKSHKPQVPVYSHIFFVSVRNFVCKMAEDVELLLTLYDGREMKAITENYVVSWSKEGLARDIDQLHNLRVLFTDLGSRDLTRDKVYLACYVIRVGGMEAKEPDHRRSSVTQNNQNKSKSTENMRRPFGVAAMDITLFITGKLEGDVEQHHFIPFIHCEKDSLDGTLRRIIAQKEVNIQRHINGNITNITGGQGLWTSLKLLRGDPKQVRDENPHLVLGNVAIARKMGFPEVILPGDVRNDLYLTLISGEFSKGSKSTDKNVEVTVKVCNEHGIAIPGVMTLGGGASPIDEYHSVIYYHEDKPRWCETFKIAIPIEEFKQAHLKFTFKHRSSNEAKDKSEKPFALSYVRLMQRNGTTLQDIQHELLVYKLDQKKYEESDISYFKLPSTRGELAELNIDKKPSLGSLTLSSKDSFLIATNICSTKLTQNIDLLGLLNWASHNTGLKESLAALMKVDGEEIVKFLQDVLDALFNILMSNSDSDVYDDMVFECLLYIIGLVSDRKYQHFQPVLDLYISESFSATLAYKKLIAVLRKRIDNIGNNDGQERDLLLKTMKSLQYCMRFIVESRLLFTELNQDEEEFSQTLTDLLRSIVNLMSYETDGTLLVQGACLKYLPTTIPHLLRVYSGKQLSTILTDLLVTLPTGRLTKQKMMTVNDIVHSPLFLNVECRAILLPRITILVRDLLEAKEEVELCVKILSDILELTFRKDIGSTVSDVKEIMLTALRTIIQTVISMDRENPLVGNLVSVMLAIFRQMTHHHYEVYINHFGTRIDLLDFLMEILLVFKDLVSRSVFPGDWCEMIMLQNSVILKSLRYFSGTIRDYFFTEFEHQAWSNFFHCAIAFLTQPALQLDTFTPAKRNRIIARYNDMRRETAFEIRSMWFNLGQHKILFVPALVGAILEMALIPETELRKATIPIFFDMMQCEYYSSRIVEGYGDTKRDPAHIKANFIEYENEMIAKLDILVEGGRGDEQFRALWTHVMGSLCEKHSTMREQGLRFVDTIAKLMERLLQYRDIIHAESQEHRMLCTVNLLEFYSEINRKEMYIRYVNKLCELHLECDNYTEAAYSLKLHSQLLAWSDQPLPPLLISHRYPLCQTHRELKEALYNDIIDYFDKGRMWECALTVCKELISQYEEETFDYLQLSVLLRRMAKFYDCIVKQLRPEPEYFRVAYYGRGHPAFLQNKVFVYRGKEYERLSDFCSRTLNQLPNAEQMNKLSPPTPEMLESNHQYVQINKVEPLMDEKRHRLSGKPVTAEAVLRYHRVNDVQRFRFSRPAPRKEIIAIASDKEKEISAGINNSNEFASLWLERTVLVTSYPLPGILRWFPVTSSETYLVSPLRNAIETMEATNIALRDLIIAHRSDPSLPLNPLSMKLNGILDPAVMGGIDNYEKAFLNIEYKDSHLEESSDLLKLEGLIAEQIPLLSIGLQLHKARAPTELAPFHQRLEQCFVSMRNQVEAKYGKRTCDLQIESLTQTVTMRRPPTLRGDNHCLSESNMNNSEISSLTRSQVATFKSLASFNFNNSTSPSGVQNVNLSRNNSMRSHILSTASLQKALGNPYPGTYKKKDAKRRSSRKSDSATVTKNDQPTSQWYTTAEISHSSASSVTSLISNLHSTPVFELRQELTPKRPLRSEAEKERRMSNRWSGQSQHYLRNINNELEPSNLGKGNRDSVGTTDSTTSEDDPPPPLPIKMREADYCNLPEELSSNQCLANSTFNNLNKSSGVWKNKLPTPTDDDLDNHSNKPPTPPPKPKRPINSLHTIVLSSNDVETSYVEDSSTA from the exons CATATATCTTACAGAAATCAACGCATATGGATAACTTAGTACATGAAATCACTAATGTTTTAAGAGAATGGGGTCATCATTGGAAGTATTTATATGta acacaCTCCGAGCACTTTAGGACAATGCAGCAACAAATTTTAGATGCAATAGGATACAGAAGCAAGATTTTGAGTGGTACTTTAACAGTAGATGAATTGAAAGATATGAAAAGATTAGCAACAGCAAGGATAGACACTGGAAATCAACTGTTGGGTCTGGATATGGTAGTTCGAGACGAGCATGGAAACGTTTTAAACCCTGAAGAAACGAGCACCATTCAATTATACTATCATCATGAGACTGCTGCagaaagaataagaaaggCGTGCAATGataccaaaaaaaaatcgcataaGCCACAAGTACCTGTATATTCACATATCTTCTTTGTCAGTGTGAGAAATTTTGTATGCAAAATGGCAGAAGATGTAGAGCTGCTATTGACTTTATATGATGGCAGAGAGATGAAAGCTATCACAGAGAATTATGTGGTATCATGGAGCAAAGAGGGACTTGCAAGAGACATTGATCAGTTGCACAATCTTAGAGTATTATTCACGGATCTTGGTTCCAGAGATTTGACAAGggataaagtttatttagcTTGTTATGTAATTAGAGTGGGCGGTATGGAAGCCAAAGAACCGGATCATCGACGCTCGAGTGTTACACAAAATAATCAGAATAAATCAAAGAGTACGGAAAATATGAGGAGACCATTTGGTGTAGCCGCAATGGATATTACTCTGTTTATTACTGGCAAACTCGAGGGAGATGTTGAACAACATCATTTTATACCTTTTATACA tTGTGAGAAAGACAGTCTCGATGGCACATTACGTAGAATTATCGCGCAGAAAGAAGTAAATATCCAGAGACATATCAATGGCAATATCACCAATATCACAGGTGGACAAGGATTATGGACaagtttaaaattgttaagagGCGATCCAAAGCAA GTACGTGACGAAAATCCACATTTGGTTCTCGGTAACGTTGCAATTGCGCGTAAAATGGGATTTCCGGAAGTTATTTTGCCGGGTGACGTACGCAACGATCTGTATCTGACTTTAATTAGTGGTGAATTTAGCAAAGGCTCAAAATCTACAGACAAAAATGTGGAAGTAACG gTTAAAGTATGTAATGAACATGGCATAGCAATTCCTGGAGTCATGACATTAGGTGGCGGCGCGTCTCCAATTGACGAGTATCATAgcgttatttattatcatgaaGACAAGCCTAGGTGGTGCGAAACATTCAAGATTGCCATACCTATAGAAGAATTTAAGCAGGCTCACTTAAAGTTTACATTTAAGCATCGCAGTTCTAATGAAGCAAAAGATAAGTCTGAGAAGCCATTTGCTTTAAGTTACGTTCGATTAATGCAACGTAATGGCACAACTCTGCAAGACATACAACACGAATTGTTGGTTTACAAATTAGACCAAAAAAAGTACGAGGAAAGTGATATATCTTACTTTAAATTGCCATCAACACGTGGAGAATtg gctGAATTAAACATAGACAAGAAACCAAGTTTAGGATCATTAACATTAAGCAGCAAAGATAGTTTTTTGATAGCAACCAATATTTGCTCAACTAAATTAACTCagaatatagatttattaggTTTACTTAATTGGGCATCGCACAATACTGGCTTAAAAGAATCTTTAGCTGCTTTAATGAAGGTTGATGGGGAGGAAATAGTGAAGTTTCTGCAG GATGTTTTGGATGCTTTATTTAACATCTTAATGAGTAATTCGGACAGTGATGTCTATGATGACATGGTTTTTGAGtgccttttatatattattgggCTTGTGTCCGATAGAAAATATCAGCATTTCCAACCAGTATtagatttatacatttctgAAAGTTTTTCTGCAACTctagcatataaaaaattaattgcggtGTTGCGTAAGCGTATAGATAATATCGGTAATAACGATGGCCAAGAACGTGATTTATTGCTTAAAACAATGAAAAGCTTGCAATACTGCATGAGATTTATTGTCGAATCTCGTCTTTTATTTACTga attaaatcaaGATGAAGAAGAATTCTCACAAACATTAACAGATCTATTACGATCTATTGTTAATCTCATGAGTTACGAAACAGATGGAACTTTGTTGGTTCAAGGAGCTTGCCTCAAGTATCTACCTACAACAATACCACATTTATTAAGGGTCTATAGTGGCAAGCAATTGAGTACAATTCTAACAGATTTACTCGTAACTCTACCAACAGGTAGATTAACCAAGCAGAAAATGATGACAGTCAATGATATTGTTCATAGtccactttttttaaatgtggaGTGTAGAGCTATTTTATTGCCGAGAATTACCATACTCGTGAGAGACTTATTGGAAGCTAAAGAGGAG GTGGAATTATGTGTCAAGATATTGTCTGACATTTTGGAACTGACTTTTAGAAAAGATATAGGTAGCACAGTTTCTGATGTTAAAGAGATAATGTTAACTGCATTACGTACTATTATACAAACTGTTATATCAATGGATAGGGAAAATCCTTTAGTTGGAAATTTAGTGTCAGTCATGTTAGCGATATTcag ACAAATGACACACCACCATTATGAAGTGTACATCAATCATTTTGGAACAAGAATTGATTTACTCGATTTTCTTATGGAGATATTATTAGTCTTCAAAGATTTAGTTTCTAGAAGTGTGTTTCCAGGAGATTGGTGTGAAATGATTATGCTTCAAAATAGCGTTATTTTAAAGTCATTACGATATTTCTCGGGCACAattagagattattttttcaccGAATTTGAACATCAAGCTTGgtcaaatttctttcattgtgCTATTGCTTTTTTAACTCAACCTGCTCTACAATTAGATACATTTACACCAGCAAAACGAAACCGCATTATTGCGCGTTATAACGACATGCGTAG AGAAACTGCATTTGAAATTCGATCAATGTGGTTCAATTTAGGGCAACACAAAATACTTTTTGTGCCTGCTTTAGTCGGCGCAATTCTTGAAATGGCATTAATACCTGAAACTGAATTGAGAAAAGCTACAATACCTATCTTTTTCGATATGATGCAATGCGAATATTACAGCTCACGTATAGTGGAAGGATATGGCGATACCAAACGTGATCCTGCTCATATCAAAgctaattttatagaatatgaaAATGAGATGATTGCAAAACTGGATATCCTG gtaGAAGGAGGCAGAGGTGATGAACAATTTCGTGCGCTTTGGACTCATGTTATGGGTTCTTTGTGTGAAAAACATTCCACAATGCGAGAACAAGGCTTACGCTTCGTAGATACTATCGCTAAGCTCATGGAACGCTTGTTGCAATATCGGGATATTATTCATGCAGAATCTCAAGAACATCGTATGCTTTGCACTGTAAATTTATTGGAATTCTATTCCGAGATTAATAGGAAGGAAATGTATATcag ATATGTAAATAAGTTGTGTGAATTACATTTAGAATGCGATAATTACACAGAAGCAGCTTATTCTCTGAAACTCCATAGTCAATTATTAGCATGGAGTGACCAACCTTTGCCACCTTTGCTGATATCACATAG gtatCCATTATGCCAAACACATCGTGAATTGAAAGAagcattatataatgatattatcgattattttgataaaggaAGAATGTGGGAATGCGCTCTTACTGTTTGCAAGGAATTAATATCACAATATGAAGAAGAAACATTTGATTATTTGCAACTGTCTGTATTATTGAGACGCATGGCAAAATTCTATGATTGCATAGTGAAACAGTTAAGACCTGAACCAGAATACTTTAGAGTTGCATATTATGGTCGAGGACATCCTgcttttcttcaaaataaa gTATTTGTCTATCGAGGAAAAGAATATGAACGACTTAGTGATTTTTGTTCAAGAACATTGAATCAATTACCGAATGCAGAGCAAATGAACAAATTATCTCCACCCACTCCAGAAATGCTGGAATCCAATCATCAATATGTGCAAATTAATAAGGTAGAGCCATTAATGGATGAAAAAAGACATCGTCTGAGTGGTAAACCAGTTACTGCAGAAGCAGTTTTGAg gtATCATCGTGTGAATGATGTGCAACGCTTTAGATTTTCAAGACCTGCaccgagaaaagaaattattgcaatagcTAGTgataaagaaaaggaaataagTGCTGGCATTAATAATAGCAATGAATTTGCTTCGTTATGGTTAGAAAGAACGGTGCTTGTGACAAGCTACCCATTGCCAGGAATTCTTCGATGGTTTCCTGTGACGTCTAGTGAGACATATTTAGTCAGTCCATTGAGAAATGCGATTGAAACTATGGAAGCTACGAATATAGCACTACGAGATCTCATTATTGCTCACAG aAGCGATCCCAGTCTTCCATTAAACCCGTTAAGCATGAAATTGAATGGTATATTGGATCCAGCTGTTATGGGTGGTATTGATAACTACGAAAAGGCTTTTctcaatattgaatataaagataGCCATCTAGAAGAAAGTTCAGACCTTCTTAAGTTAGAAGGACTTATTGCGGAACAAATTCCCTTACTCAGTATAGGACTTCAGTTGCACAAAGCACGAGCGCCTACCGAATTGGCGCCATTTCATCAACGTTTAGAACAATGTTTCGTGTCGATGCGCAATCAAGTAGAAGCTAAGTACGGGAAGAGG ACATGTGATTTACAAATTGAAAGCCTAACGCAGACTGTAACTATGCGAAGACCACCAACTTTAAGAGGGGATAATCACTGCCTGTCTGAatcaaatatgaataattcagA GATATCCTCTCTTACAAGATCCCAAGTTGCAACGTTCAAGTCACTTGCATCGTTCAATTTTAACAACAGCACATCCCCAAGTGGTGTTCAAAACGTCAATTTATCAAG GAACAACTCTATGCGTTCGCATATTTTGTCAACGGCCTCTTTGCAAAAGGCATTGGGAAATCCTTATCCAGGAACGTACAAGAAGAAGGATGCGAAGCGTAGAAGTTCGCGAAAGAGCGATTCTGCCACAGTGACGAAAAATGATCAACCCACCAGCCAGTGGTACACTACGGCCGAAATATCTCACAGTTCAGCGTCTTCCGTTACATCATTGATATCTAATTTACATTCGACACCTGTATTTGAACTACGACAAGAG CTCACTCCAAAACGTCCTTTGAGATCAGAAGCGGAGAAAGAACGTAGAATGAGTAATCGTTGGTCTGGACAGTCGCAGCACTACCTAAGGaacattaataatgaattagaACCTAGCAATTTAGGAAAGGGAAATAGAGATAGCGTCGGTACGACCGATAGTACAACATCTGAGGACGATCCGCCGCCGCCTCTGCCGATTAAAATGCGCGAGGCTGATTATTGTAATCTCCCGGAGGAGCTGTCTTCTAATCAGTGTCTAGCTAATAGTACTTTCAATAATCTAAACAAATCTTCAGGAGTGTGGAAGAATAAGTTGCCAACACCTACTGATGATGACTTAGATAATCATTCTAATAAACCACCGACGCCTCCACCGAAACCAAAAAGACCAATTAATAGTTTGCATACGATCGTTCTCTCTTCCAACGATGTCGAAACCTCATATGTTGAGGATTCGTCGACTGCGTAA